One region of Enterobacter ludwigii genomic DNA includes:
- the fabI gene encoding enoyl-ACP reductase FabI, translating into MGFLSGKRILVTGVASKLSIAYGIAQAMHREGAELAFTYQNDKLKGRVEEFAAQLGSSIVLECDVAQDESIDGMFAELAKAWPKFDGFVHSIGFAPGDQLDGDYVNAVTRDGFKIAHDISSYSFVAMAKSCRAMLNPGAALLTLSYLGAERAIPNYNVMGLAKASLEANVRYMANAMGPEGVRVNAISAGPIRTLAASGIKDFRKMLAHCEAVTPIRRTVTIEDVGNSAAFLCSDLSAGISGEVVHVDGGFNIAAMNELEIK; encoded by the coding sequence ATGGGTTTTCTTTCCGGTAAGCGCATTCTGGTGACTGGCGTTGCCAGCAAACTGTCCATCGCATACGGCATCGCTCAGGCAATGCATCGCGAAGGCGCTGAGCTGGCGTTCACCTACCAGAACGACAAGCTGAAAGGCCGTGTTGAAGAGTTTGCCGCGCAGCTGGGTTCCAGCATTGTTCTGGAATGTGACGTTGCACAAGACGAAAGCATCGACGGCATGTTTGCTGAACTGGCAAAAGCATGGCCGAAATTCGACGGTTTCGTTCACTCCATTGGCTTCGCTCCTGGCGACCAGCTGGACGGCGACTACGTGAACGCGGTTACCCGTGATGGCTTCAAAATCGCTCACGACATCAGCTCCTACAGCTTCGTTGCGATGGCGAAATCCTGCCGCGCGATGCTGAACCCGGGCGCAGCTCTGCTGACCCTGTCCTACCTGGGCGCTGAACGTGCTATCCCTAACTACAACGTCATGGGTCTGGCGAAAGCCTCTCTGGAAGCCAACGTACGCTATATGGCGAACGCAATGGGTCCTGAAGGCGTGCGCGTTAACGCCATCTCTGCAGGTCCTATCCGCACCCTGGCAGCTTCCGGTATTAAAGATTTCCGTAAAATGCTGGCACACTGCGAAGCGGTTACCCCGATTCGTCGTACCGTTACCATTGAAGATGTGGGTAACTCTGCAGCATTCCTGTGCTCTGACCTTTCCGCTGGTATCTCCGGCGAAGTGGTTCACGTTGACGGTGGCTTCAACATCGCTGCAATGAACGAGCTGGAAATTAAATAA